A genomic segment from Glycine max cultivar Williams 82 chromosome 1, Glycine_max_v4.0, whole genome shotgun sequence encodes:
- the LOC121174807 gene encoding stemmadenine O-acetyltransferase-like: MDEIVDTPLGVQLNVFECGGIAIGACMSHKIADAMSYFMFIQTWAAIARGEAHGLKAKYAEKMALQKPPSRVEALTTFIWTRFISSTQVAVAASDQRSRFYVVAHTGNAYSYELVEKLREEIRKIDRDYILKLQEGSEYLDSLREDLRRFENIKGEVVPFTFTALCRFPVYDADFGWGKPIWACPPAWLKLLFNLHEVKL, from the exons ATGGATGAGATCGTTGACACACCCCTTGGTGTTCAACTCAACGTTTTTGAATGCGGTGGAATAGCCATTGGTGCATGCATGTCCCACAAGATAGCTGATGCTATGTCCTATTTTATGTTCATCCAAACTTGGGCTGCTATTGCACGTGGAGAAGCAC ATGGCCTTAAAGCAAAATATGCAGAAAAGATGGCTCTGCAGAAACCCCCTTCACGAGTTGAGGCTCTAACAACTTTCATATGGACCCGCTTTATATCATCCACTCAGGTTGCAGTTGCAGCATCTGATCAGAGATCTAGGTTCTACGTGGTGGCTCACACG GGGAATGCCTATAGCTATGAGCTGGTGGAGAAACTGAGAGAAGAAATAAGGAAAATTGACCGTGATTATATTCTCAAACTTCAAGAGGGCTCTGAGTACTTGGACTCTCTTAGAGAAGATTTGCGTAGATTCGAGAATATCAAGGGGGAAGTTGTGCCATTTACCTTCACTGCTTTGTGCAGGTTTCCAGTGTATGATGCTGATTTTGGTTGGGGAAAGCCAATTTGGGCATGTCCCCCAGCATG GCTTAAACTTCTGTTCAACTTGCATGAGGTCAAGCTTtag